The proteins below are encoded in one region of Coffea arabica cultivar ET-39 chromosome 4c, Coffea Arabica ET-39 HiFi, whole genome shotgun sequence:
- the LOC113739635 gene encoding uncharacterized protein isoform X2, whose product MGGACSRKRDQQVDEDNIHRGFSGRYCKSGSSKWLGSSFSRSLSDVKQGIGKSPSLMELCTYKICEAIHNYGSFSMLPRDVSQQIFDELVYSQRLNDVILQAFRDCALQDLNLGEYPGFNDSWMDMIASQGSSLLSVDFSGSDVTDAGLSHLKDCTGLQALNFNYCDKISDNGMAHISGLSNMTTLSFRRNNMITAQGMSALSGLVNLVKLDLERCPKIHGGLVHLKGLANLKALQISSSKVTDHGVNFLKALHKLELLNMEGCPVTAACLESLSALGALLYLNLSRCNLADDGCDKFSRLQALKVLNLGFNEISDAILVYLKGLTNLESLNLDSCSIRDEGLVNLAGLSRLKCLELSDTEVGSSGLRHLSGLGNLESLNLSFTVVTDGGLRKLSGLSCLRSLNLDVRQITDTGLAALTSLTGLTHLDLFGARITDSGTNYLKCFRNLRSLEICGGGLTDAGVKNIKDLTSLALLNLSQNSHLTDKSLEAISGLTQLVSLNVSNSRVTSAGLQHLKPLKNLKSLTLESCKVTANDLKKLQATHLPNLVNFRPE is encoded by the exons ATGGGAGGAGCTTGTTCCAGAAAACGAGACCAGCAGGTTGATGAGGACAACATACACAGAGGATTTTCTGGGAGATACTGCAAAAGTGGAAGTTCAAAATGGCTTGGATCCTCATTTTCACGATCTTTGTCAGATGTTAAACAGGGGATAGGGAAGAGCCCATCTCTCATGGAGTTGTGTACTTACAAAATTTGTGAA GCCATCCATAACTACGGTTCCTTCTCTATGTTGCCAAGGGATGTAAGTCAACAGATATTTGATGAGTTGGTCTATTCACAACGTTTAAATGATGTCATTCTTCAAGCTTTTCGAGATTGTGCTCTTCAG GATTTGAATTTGGGGGAATACCCAGGATTCAATGACAGTTGGATGGACATGATTGCTTCACAGGGTTCATCTTTACTTTCTGTGGATTTCAGTGGTTCAGATGTTACTGATGCTGGCTTGAGCCACCTCAAAGACTGCACAGGCCTTCAAGCGTTGAATTTTAATTATTGTGATAAGATTTCAGACAATGGGATGGCACATATCTCTG GTCTTTCAAACATGACGACCCTGAGTTTCAGGAGAAACAACATGATTACAGCTCAAGGAATGAGTGCCTTATCTGGTTTGGTTAACCTAGTGAAGTTGGACCTTGAAAGATGCCCAAAGATCCATGGAGGTCTTGTTCATCTTAAAG gACTTGCAAATTTGAAAGCTTTACAAATTTCATCCAGTAAAGTCACAGATCATGGTGTAAATTTTTTGAAAG CATTGCACAAGCTTGAATTGCTGAACATGGAGGGTTGCCCAGTTACTGCAGCATGCTTAGAGTCTCTTTCAG CCCTTGGTGCCCTCTTATATTTAAATTTAAGCAGATGTAATTTGGCTGATGATGGATGTGACAAATTTTCAA GGCTGCAGGCTCTGAAAGTACTGAATTTAGGGTTCAATGAGATCTCGGATGCTATCTTGGTATATTTAAAAG GTTTAACAAATTTGGAGAGCTTGAACCTGGATTCTTGTAGTATTCGTGATGAAGGGCTGGTTAACTTGGCAG GCCTTAGTCGTTTGAAATGTTTAGAGTTGTCTGATACTGAAGTGGGAAGCAGTGGATTGCGTCATCTTTCTG GATTAGGCAATTTGGAGAGTTTGAACCTATCATTTACTGTTGTCACTGATGGTGGGCTTAGAAAGTTATCTGGATTATCATGTCTGAGGTCACTTAATTTGGATGTTCGCCAAATTACTGATACTGGCCTTGCAGCTCTCACCA GTTTGACTGGATTGACTCATTTGGATCTATTTGGAGCTCGAATCACTGATTCTGGAACGAATTATTTAAAAT GTTTCAGAAACCTTCGTTCGCTAGAAATTTGTGGAGGAGGATTAACTGACGCAGGAGTGAAGAATATCAAAGATCTCACTTCACTTGCGCTTCTAAATCTTTCCCAGAACAGCCACCTGACTGATAAATCATTGGAAGCAATTTCTG GGTTGACACAACTTGTCTCTTTGAATGTCTCGAATTCTCGTGTAACGAGTGCTGGATTGCAGCATCTGAAGCCACTTAAGAATTTGAAGTCCCTTACCTTAGAGTCCTGCAAGGTAACTGCAAATGATTTAAAGAAACTGCAGGCAACTCACCTCCCAAATCTGGTGAACTTTCGGCCAGAATAG
- the LOC113739635 gene encoding uncharacterized protein isoform X1, whose product MGGACSRKRDQQVDEDNIHRGFSGRYCKSGSSKWLGSSFSRSLSDVKQGIGKSPSLMELCTYKICEAIHNYGSFSMLPRDVSQQIFDELVYSQRLNDVILQAFRDCALQDLNLGEYPGFNDSWMDMIASQGSSLLSVDFSGSDVTDAGLSHLKDCTGLQALNFNYCDKISDNGMAHISGLSNMTTLSFRRNNMITAQGMSALSGLVNLVKLDLERCPKIHGGLVHLKGLTKLESLNINCCNCITDTDMKPLQGLANLKALQISSSKVTDHGVNFLKALHKLELLNMEGCPVTAACLESLSALGALLYLNLSRCNLADDGCDKFSRLQALKVLNLGFNEISDAILVYLKGLTNLESLNLDSCSIRDEGLVNLAGLSRLKCLELSDTEVGSSGLRHLSGLGNLESLNLSFTVVTDGGLRKLSGLSCLRSLNLDVRQITDTGLAALTSLTGLTHLDLFGARITDSGTNYLKCFRNLRSLEICGGGLTDAGVKNIKDLTSLALLNLSQNSHLTDKSLEAISGLTQLVSLNVSNSRVTSAGLQHLKPLKNLKSLTLESCKVTANDLKKLQATHLPNLVNFRPE is encoded by the exons ATGGGAGGAGCTTGTTCCAGAAAACGAGACCAGCAGGTTGATGAGGACAACATACACAGAGGATTTTCTGGGAGATACTGCAAAAGTGGAAGTTCAAAATGGCTTGGATCCTCATTTTCACGATCTTTGTCAGATGTTAAACAGGGGATAGGGAAGAGCCCATCTCTCATGGAGTTGTGTACTTACAAAATTTGTGAA GCCATCCATAACTACGGTTCCTTCTCTATGTTGCCAAGGGATGTAAGTCAACAGATATTTGATGAGTTGGTCTATTCACAACGTTTAAATGATGTCATTCTTCAAGCTTTTCGAGATTGTGCTCTTCAG GATTTGAATTTGGGGGAATACCCAGGATTCAATGACAGTTGGATGGACATGATTGCTTCACAGGGTTCATCTTTACTTTCTGTGGATTTCAGTGGTTCAGATGTTACTGATGCTGGCTTGAGCCACCTCAAAGACTGCACAGGCCTTCAAGCGTTGAATTTTAATTATTGTGATAAGATTTCAGACAATGGGATGGCACATATCTCTG GTCTTTCAAACATGACGACCCTGAGTTTCAGGAGAAACAACATGATTACAGCTCAAGGAATGAGTGCCTTATCTGGTTTGGTTAACCTAGTGAAGTTGGACCTTGAAAGATGCCCAAAGATCCATGGAGGTCTTGTTCATCTTAAAG GTTTAACCAAGCTCGAGTCTCTTAATATCAATTGTTGCAATTGTATTACAGATACTGACATGAAGCCTCTCCAAG gACTTGCAAATTTGAAAGCTTTACAAATTTCATCCAGTAAAGTCACAGATCATGGTGTAAATTTTTTGAAAG CATTGCACAAGCTTGAATTGCTGAACATGGAGGGTTGCCCAGTTACTGCAGCATGCTTAGAGTCTCTTTCAG CCCTTGGTGCCCTCTTATATTTAAATTTAAGCAGATGTAATTTGGCTGATGATGGATGTGACAAATTTTCAA GGCTGCAGGCTCTGAAAGTACTGAATTTAGGGTTCAATGAGATCTCGGATGCTATCTTGGTATATTTAAAAG GTTTAACAAATTTGGAGAGCTTGAACCTGGATTCTTGTAGTATTCGTGATGAAGGGCTGGTTAACTTGGCAG GCCTTAGTCGTTTGAAATGTTTAGAGTTGTCTGATACTGAAGTGGGAAGCAGTGGATTGCGTCATCTTTCTG GATTAGGCAATTTGGAGAGTTTGAACCTATCATTTACTGTTGTCACTGATGGTGGGCTTAGAAAGTTATCTGGATTATCATGTCTGAGGTCACTTAATTTGGATGTTCGCCAAATTACTGATACTGGCCTTGCAGCTCTCACCA GTTTGACTGGATTGACTCATTTGGATCTATTTGGAGCTCGAATCACTGATTCTGGAACGAATTATTTAAAAT GTTTCAGAAACCTTCGTTCGCTAGAAATTTGTGGAGGAGGATTAACTGACGCAGGAGTGAAGAATATCAAAGATCTCACTTCACTTGCGCTTCTAAATCTTTCCCAGAACAGCCACCTGACTGATAAATCATTGGAAGCAATTTCTG GGTTGACACAACTTGTCTCTTTGAATGTCTCGAATTCTCGTGTAACGAGTGCTGGATTGCAGCATCTGAAGCCACTTAAGAATTTGAAGTCCCTTACCTTAGAGTCCTGCAAGGTAACTGCAAATGATTTAAAGAAACTGCAGGCAACTCACCTCCCAAATCTGGTGAACTTTCGGCCAGAATAG
- the LOC113739635 gene encoding uncharacterized protein isoform X3, protein MGGACSRKRDQQVDEDNIHRGFSGRYCKSGSSKWLGSSFSRSLSDVKQGIGKSPSLMELCTYKICEAIHNYGSFSMLPRDVSQQIFDELVYSQRLNDVILQAFRDCALQDLNLGEYPGFNDSWMDMIASQGSSLLSVDFSGSDVTDAGLSHLKDCTGLQALNFNYCDKISDNGMAHISGLSNMTTLSFRRNNMITAQGMSALSGLVNLVKLDLERCPKIHGGLVHLKGLTKLESLNINCCNCITDTDMKPLQGLANLKALQISSSKVTDHGVNFLKALHKLELLNMEGCPVTAACLESLSALGALLYLNLSRCNLADDGCDKFSRLQALKVLNLGFNEISDAILVYLKGLTNLESLNLDSCSIRDEGLVNLAGLSRLKCLELSDTEVGSSGLRHLSGLTGLTHLDLFGARITDSGTNYLKCFRNLRSLEICGGGLTDAGVKNIKDLTSLALLNLSQNSHLTDKSLEAISGLTQLVSLNVSNSRVTSAGLQHLKPLKNLKSLTLESCKVTANDLKKLQATHLPNLVNFRPE, encoded by the exons ATGGGAGGAGCTTGTTCCAGAAAACGAGACCAGCAGGTTGATGAGGACAACATACACAGAGGATTTTCTGGGAGATACTGCAAAAGTGGAAGTTCAAAATGGCTTGGATCCTCATTTTCACGATCTTTGTCAGATGTTAAACAGGGGATAGGGAAGAGCCCATCTCTCATGGAGTTGTGTACTTACAAAATTTGTGAA GCCATCCATAACTACGGTTCCTTCTCTATGTTGCCAAGGGATGTAAGTCAACAGATATTTGATGAGTTGGTCTATTCACAACGTTTAAATGATGTCATTCTTCAAGCTTTTCGAGATTGTGCTCTTCAG GATTTGAATTTGGGGGAATACCCAGGATTCAATGACAGTTGGATGGACATGATTGCTTCACAGGGTTCATCTTTACTTTCTGTGGATTTCAGTGGTTCAGATGTTACTGATGCTGGCTTGAGCCACCTCAAAGACTGCACAGGCCTTCAAGCGTTGAATTTTAATTATTGTGATAAGATTTCAGACAATGGGATGGCACATATCTCTG GTCTTTCAAACATGACGACCCTGAGTTTCAGGAGAAACAACATGATTACAGCTCAAGGAATGAGTGCCTTATCTGGTTTGGTTAACCTAGTGAAGTTGGACCTTGAAAGATGCCCAAAGATCCATGGAGGTCTTGTTCATCTTAAAG GTTTAACCAAGCTCGAGTCTCTTAATATCAATTGTTGCAATTGTATTACAGATACTGACATGAAGCCTCTCCAAG gACTTGCAAATTTGAAAGCTTTACAAATTTCATCCAGTAAAGTCACAGATCATGGTGTAAATTTTTTGAAAG CATTGCACAAGCTTGAATTGCTGAACATGGAGGGTTGCCCAGTTACTGCAGCATGCTTAGAGTCTCTTTCAG CCCTTGGTGCCCTCTTATATTTAAATTTAAGCAGATGTAATTTGGCTGATGATGGATGTGACAAATTTTCAA GGCTGCAGGCTCTGAAAGTACTGAATTTAGGGTTCAATGAGATCTCGGATGCTATCTTGGTATATTTAAAAG GTTTAACAAATTTGGAGAGCTTGAACCTGGATTCTTGTAGTATTCGTGATGAAGGGCTGGTTAACTTGGCAG GCCTTAGTCGTTTGAAATGTTTAGAGTTGTCTGATACTGAAGTGGGAAGCAGTGGATTGCGTCATCTTTCTG GTTTGACTGGATTGACTCATTTGGATCTATTTGGAGCTCGAATCACTGATTCTGGAACGAATTATTTAAAAT GTTTCAGAAACCTTCGTTCGCTAGAAATTTGTGGAGGAGGATTAACTGACGCAGGAGTGAAGAATATCAAAGATCTCACTTCACTTGCGCTTCTAAATCTTTCCCAGAACAGCCACCTGACTGATAAATCATTGGAAGCAATTTCTG GGTTGACACAACTTGTCTCTTTGAATGTCTCGAATTCTCGTGTAACGAGTGCTGGATTGCAGCATCTGAAGCCACTTAAGAATTTGAAGTCCCTTACCTTAGAGTCCTGCAAGGTAACTGCAAATGATTTAAAGAAACTGCAGGCAACTCACCTCCCAAATCTGGTGAACTTTCGGCCAGAATAG